One region of Astyanax mexicanus isolate ESR-SI-001 chromosome 15, AstMex3_surface, whole genome shotgun sequence genomic DNA includes:
- the LOC103036415 gene encoding urotensin-2 receptor — MLNHSLLGATQSVGIQEEMTTVSVESLMAMVDRIPNATETPVETSAEDMAATFTIGTILSVMCLVGVSGNIYTLVVMCHSMRAAASMYIYIVNLAMADLLYLLTIPFVVCTHFLKGWYFGDIGCRTLISMDFLTMHASIFTLTVMSTERYFAVLKPLDTVKRSKSYRKAIALLVWTASLILTLPMIIDIELKMENSKLMCQTTLSPLSYKIYISSLFCTSIVAPGVIIGYLYICLARAYWISQTETFKQTQKLPNHKVLYLIFTIVLLFWACFLPFWIWQLLGQFNPEMVLSTKARRNINYLTTCLTYSNSCINPFLYTLLTKNYKEYLRKRQRTWMAGSYFNRRNRFQRSPRRSLSSSSQQCTESFMLTHTSRTNNSSL, encoded by the exons ATGTTAAACCACTCTCTGCTGGGAGCCACACAATCTGTGGGAATTCAAGAAG AGATGACCACTGTGTCAGTGGAGTCCCTGATGGCAATGGTGGATCGGATTCCCAATGCCACTGAGACTCCAGTGGAGACATCTGCAGAGGATATGGCCGCCACCTTCACCATTGGCACCATCCTGTCCGTCATGTGCCTCGTGGGCGTGTCAGGAAATATCTACACCCTGGTGGTCATGTGCCACTCCATGCGCGCAGCTGCTTCTATGTACATCTATATTGTCAACCTGGCAATGGCTGACCTGCTCTACCTGCTCACCATTCCCTTCGTGGTGTGCACCCACTTCTTAAAGGGCTGGTACTTTGGTGATATAGGATGTAGGACCCTCATTAGTATGGACTTTCTCACAATGCATGCCAGCATCTTTACACTGACTGTGATGAGCACGGAGCGATACTTTGCGGTTCTTAAGCCCCTGGATACAGTAAAACGATCCAAGAGCTACCGCAAAGCCATCGCTCTCCTTGTATGGACAGCCTCATTGATTCTGACCCTCCCCATGATCATTGACATAGAGCTCAAGATGGAAAATTCCAAGCTGATGTGTCAGACCACGCTGAGCCCTCTGTCTTACAAGATTTACATCTCCTCACTTTTCTGCACCAGCATCGTCGCTCCTGGGGTCATAATCGGCTACCTGTACATATGTCTGGCACGTGCCTACTGGATCTCGCAGACCGAGACGTTCAAGCAGACTCAGAAGCTGCCAAACCACAAAGTTCTGTACCTCATCTTCACTATCGTTCTCCTCTTCTGGGCCTGCTTTCTGCCTTTTTGGATCTGGCAGCTCCTGGGCCAGTTTAATCCAGAGATGGTCCTGTCCACCAAGGCCAGGCGCAACATCAATTACCTGACCACCTGTCTGACCTACAGCAACAGCTGCATCAATCCCTTCCTCTACACCCTCCTAACCAAGAACTACAAGGAGTACTTGCGGAAGAGGCAGCGGACCTGGATGGCTGGGAGCTATTTCAACCGAAGGAACCGCTTCCAGCGCTCGCCTCGCCGCTCCCTGTCCTCCAGCAGCCAGCAGTGCACAGAGAGCTTCATGCTCACGCACACATCACGCACCAATAACAGCAGTTTGTGA